Proteins from a genomic interval of Eriocheir sinensis breed Jianghai 21 chromosome 20, ASM2467909v1, whole genome shotgun sequence:
- the LOC127001127 gene encoding zinc finger protein 665-like, producing MSAKSVGKDSLGRVTSTNTPTHSGGRPHECQECGKVFSRKSNLNTHTLTHTGERPHECQECGKVFSTKSHLNRHTLTHTGERPHECQECGKVFRHKSHLNTHTLTHTGERPHECHECGKVFSTKSHLNTHILTHTCERPHECQECGKVFRRKSHLNTHTLTHTGERPHECQECGKVFRHKSYLNTHTLTHTGERPHECQECGKVFRHKNHLNTHTLTHTGERPHECQECGKVFTQKTHLNTHTLTHTGERPHECQECGKVFTQKTHLNTHILTHTGVRPHECLECDRRFFSKSELNRHVVTHSDLREFKCDVCLKHFKSKRNIAKHMKIHFP from the coding sequence atgagtgccaagagtgtgggaaaagactctctgggaagggtgacctcaacaaacacacccacacactctggtggaagacctcatgaatgccaagagtgtggcaaagtgttcagtaggaagagtaaccttaacacacacacccttacacacactggtgaaagacctcatgaatgccaagagtgtggcaaagtgttcagtacgaagagtcaccttaacagacacacccttacacacactggtgaaagacctcatgaatgccaagagtgtggcaaagtgttcagacacaagagtcaccttaacacacacacccttacacacactggtgaaagacctcatgaatgtcatgagtgtggcaaagtgttcagtacgaaaagtcaccttaacacacacatccttacacacacttgtgaaagacctcatgagtgccaggagtgtggcaaagtgttcagaaggaagagtcaccttaacacacacacccttacacacactggtgaaagacctcatgaatgccaagagtgtggcaaagtgttcagacaCAAGAGTTACCTTAACAcacatacccttacacacactggtgaaagacctcatgaatgccaagagtgtggcaaagtgttcagacaCAAGaatcaccttaacacacacacccttacacacactggtgaaagacctcatgaatgtcaagagtgtggcaaagtgttcactcagaagactcaccttaacacacacacccttacacacactggtgaaagacctcatgaatgccaagagtgtggcaaagtgttcactcagaagactcaccttaacacacacatccttacacacactggtgtaagacctcatgaatgccttgaGTGTGACAGAAGGTTCTTTTCAAAGTCTGAGTTGAACAGGCACGTTGTCACACACTCTgatctgagagagttcaagtgtgatgtttgtctaAAACATTTCAAGTCCAAGCGGAATATTGCcaagcacatgaagatccacttcccctga